GTAGCTCCTCTTTGGCGTTTTTGCGGTTCAACTTCCCTTCAACTAGGACATAATGCTTACTATGGTGGGTAAGGCGTTCTCTCTCTGTGTTGCCGATCGGGATGTCTACAGTGGTGAGGTATATGATGAAAGGTTCCCTCCAATCACTGCTCGGCCTAGGGACCATTGTGACTATCTGCTTAGCAGGTGTTTTTTCTTCAACACCTTCTTGTTCCTGCTTAACGGAAGGGGCCACAAGGTCCTGGATGAATACTCTGGCTAGAACTTCAGCCCGGGTTGATCCTATCCTTGACAGCTCATTGGCTGCTTGATTATTGGCCCAGACCACATGGTGGTATTCAATGCCATAGAATTTatcttctaactttcttatcacggtgcagtaagcatccatcttctcattggtgcaattccaatccttgttgagctgattgatcaCGAGTGCAGAGTCATCGTACACTTGGAGGCATTTAACGCTGAGCTCAACAGCTATATGGAGACCATGAAGTGTCACCTCATATTCAGCGGTATTATTGGATGCTCGAAAGTGTTGGCAGAGGACGTAGTGAAGCTTATCTCCTGATGGCGAGATGAATTTTATGCCTGCCCTAGTGCCATTGAGGTtgagagacccgtcgaagtatatGGTCCAGTGCTTGGGGTGGTCGACCGAAATAGGAGTCTGCATATCTGTCCACTAAGTGATGAAGTCGGCGAGTGCCTGCGACTTGATCGTGTGGCGAAGCCGGAAGTCGATGGTATAGATGCCGAGCTTGACCACCCATTTAATGATGCAGCCATAGGTTCCATGTTGTGGAGGATGTCACCGAGTGGGTACTCAGTGACTACCACAATGTGGTAGGCATCAAAGTAGTGATGGAGCTTCTGGGATGTGATCAAGATGGCGTACAACAACTTCTAGACctaggggtagcgagtcttagactcaTTTAGGACCTCATCGATGAAGTAGACTAGGCGCTGGACCTTGTATGCGTGTCTGGCCTCTTCTCTTTCAATAATGATGGCGGTGCTGACTACTCGGTTGGTTGCTGCGATGTAGATTAGTAGGGTTTCATCCTTTTGGGGGACGGTCATGATCagaggtgtggtgaggaaccacttGAGCTCGACGAATGCCTTGTCTGCATCCTCCGACCATACAAATTTCTCTTGAGCCTAGAGTAGCTTGAAGAAGGGAGTCCCTTTTTGCCTAGAtgggatatgaaatgacttaaaccCGGCATGCACCCCattagcttctagacatccttgaTGCAAGTCAgtggcttcatgttggtcaccactgctgtcttctctaggttggcttcgatgccatggtgactgacgatgttgcctagcAGGATAACGGATGGAACACCAAAAATGCAGTTTGTGGGatttagcttccatcggtatacTTTCAAGGCTTTGAAAACTTCGgtgaggtcggcgatgagggTGTTAGCAGTCTTAGACTTAACTACCATGTCATTGACATAAGCCTTGACATTCTTCCTGATCTGGTCCTTGAGGCAGCgctggatggctctttgataagtcACACCCATGTTCTTGATCCCgaaggacatggttgtgtagcagtaggcaccgaagggcatattgaacaatgtcttgatctggtcttcttccttcaacgtgatctggtgataactaatGTAGCAATCTAAAAATCataggagctcgcaaccggctatagaatctacaacctcgtcaatgcgaggtaggccaaaggggtctttagggcagtgtttgttgagatctgtgtaatcaacacacattcccctttctttattcttttttcttacaagaatcgAGTTGggtaaccactccagatgatacacccCTTTAATAAAACCGCCAGCTAAGAGCCgtgttatttctaccctaatggcctcctttttgtcctgtgtgaatcatcgaagcttctgcttgatcggcttggcggtcgctgagacatttaaggagtgctcgatcagctcccaAGGCACATCGGACATGTCcataggtttccatgtgaacacatcgaCATGCTCCCTAAGGAAGCTGATGAGCACATCTTCCTATTTAGGTTTGAGGCCAGCCTTGATCCGAGTAGTCTTAGACTGGTCACCGGGGATGAGGGCCACTTCCTTCACCTTCTTGGACTTGGTTGATGCTCAGGCGGCCTCCATGGTTGGGATCTCCATGTCCTCTGGAGAGATCTGCTATGAAATCACAATGCAGTCCTACGTGCGGATGGAGATGTTAGTTGCCTCAACGAGCGTGAAGCTTTCCTTCTCATAGTTGTATGCGACATTGAGGTTGGTGTGTAGGGAGAGGACCCCCTGCTCCAtcggcatctttagcaccaggtACATATAGTGcggcacggccatgaacttggcaagagcTGGTCAATCGAGGATGGCATGGTACGCCATGTTGAAATCGGCGACAAGGAAGTTGACGTAATTGACATGGAAGTGCTTGGCGGTGCCGAACTAAACTGATAGTGTAATCTATCCCAAGGGTAGGGATGCCTTCCCAGGAACAATTCCCTAGAATGGAGAGTCCATGGGGGTGAGGTCTTCTTTGTTGAGCCCTAGCTCCTCTAGAGATCCAGCGAAGAGGATGTTGATGGCACTCCCTCTGTCGATGAGGACATTCTAGAAGCACATGTCCTTGATTATGGGATCAAGGATGAGTGGGAAACACCATGTGTATGGGATGTTCGACCATTGATCGGCCCTAGAGAAGGTGATCAGGTGCTCCGACCAGTTGAGGTACGTGGGGTCAGCGATGGGGCCATCATATGTAGCGATCGACATGACGCGTCAGACTACAAGCTTCTGCTCCCACTTGTCTTCGGAGATAGCTCTCCCACCAAAGATGGCAGCAACGGTCTTGGTGGGGTTCTAGTATGTGgggcccttgttcttgcctcaTTCTCTACCTCTTCGGTCTCATCATCGTCACACCGTGGCTTCTTCAATGGTTTGCCACCAAGCGCTGTCTTCAGGCCTCTACACTCTCACATGGTGCGCTTGGCATCCTTATGGATAGGGCATGGGCCATCCAACAGCTTGCCGAAGTCAGCGTTGTAGGTGCTCTTGGCACGTGCATTGAAGGTGTTGATGGAGTTATCAGGCCGGCGGCGGTAGCCTTGTCTGCCTCTTGAGCTATCTAGGCAATCGTCACACCAAGGCTCATGGTCATCTTGGCGGCGGTCACGGTCGTCGTAGCGGTCTTGATCGTCACAGCAGCGGTCATGGTCGTCGTAGCGCCTGTCTTCATGATGGTTGTCATTGCGGTGCTGGTGGTGAGCAGAGCGGGCAGCCTGTTCGGCTTCTTCGGCATCGGCGTATCCATTTGTTGTTTGTATCAGTTCACCGATGGTTGTGGGCATGTTGTGGTATATCTTGGCATGGAACTGCTCATGCCAGAGCCCTTTGGTGAAAGCGGAGATGGCCTCGGCATCAGTGATGTTGGGAACATAATTTCTTGTCCTTGAGAAGCGCCTGATGAAGTCACATAGGGACTCCCTGGAGGATTCGTGAAGCTTCTCTAGTTCATACATGGTGCCGGGCTGCTCGCACGTAGCTATGTAATTAttggtgaagactttcttgaggtcGTGCTAAGATCGGATGAAGTTCTCCCATAGGCTAAGGAGCCAGTTGTTTGCAGACTGGttaagcatgatgggaagatagtttgccatgacatctTCATCTCCACCTATGGCTTTCATGGCAATCTCAtatagagttagccactgagcgggattggcctttccatcataggtGTTAACACCAATAACCTTGAAACCCATAGGCCACCGAACAGCTCAGAACCTTTCTATGAAGGGGCAAAGTCCTAATGCGTCGGTAGGGAGTGGTGCTTGACGGGCAGCAAATCCCTCATGTTCGACATCGAATTGCCGAAGACGCTCCATCTCTACTTCGTAGCATGCGGACATGCTATTTTTGATGTGGTCGCAGACATTTGCGATGGCATTGATGTGGTCACGAAGGTTGCGAGGGtggggttgattgacctcctggTTGTGGTTGTTGCCCTAACCTTCCTAGGGGCGTGGAGGGCGGCCGTCGTGGcatgaatgagcttcatagttgcctttggatcctctatagaggtagggACCTCTAGCCTGAGGTCTTGGGCCCTTAGCGCCATGATGCTGGCCTCCTCCATCATGGCAAGAGTGGCAACTATGAGTTGACGAGGTGGAATAAGATGGGGCATCTTTTTGGAACTCGTTGACATGGACTTGCACGACTATGATATGTGCTCAGACCTTCTCAACCTTTGGAGTGTGAGGGAGTTTATTGAGCTCATTGAACGTGATGGCTAGATTAGCGCATGGAGTCTAGTAGACTGGTTGGTCACCCACCATGTCAAATGCCTCCTCCAGATTATGTTGATGGCAGGGCCAGCCATGACCATCCTCGTCGGCCCCTTGGGCTGCTTCTGCATCTCGACGATGTTGGTGATCGACGTTCTTCGCTAGACATGCTTCGCGCTCTTCAGCGGTTTTGCCATCCTTGGTGACGCTGTCATGGCTAATGTGGAAAATCATGGCCCCGAACCCTAGAGGGAAAGTAGAGAAACTTGATACGGTCTTGGTTGAGCCCTCAGAATAATCATCGGGGCTCTCATTCAGAACGTTGTGGAGAAATTCGTTCAAAAGAGGGGAATCATCCAAGAGCTGGTGAatagccaccatgttgaccacAGGCGTGCGCTGACCGGAGTCAGTTGGGTCGATCATATAGAGGTCGGTGACGTGATCACGTCCGATGTGGTCGACGAAGAGGTGGTGGATGGTGTTCTGGTACAAAGATCCTACACCCTCTAGCCCGAAGGGATAGGGCTTCGATGGGTTCTCCATCGAGGCCTCATAAGTTGGCCTAGCGTAGGCTGATAGCGGGAAGTGGTCGGCGCCACGCCATGCGCCCCTCTAGAGTAGCCATGCGCCTCGGTCATAGCAGCATGGTGATCTTGAAGTGCAGGAAAGTCGTCGCTCACTCTGGATTGAGCTAAGACCAAATTCATGAGGAGCTGACATTCCGCTAAGTGGtctgtgacccgatcgatggatgcgatcagatcatcattgctgatagATCTCCTAACCCAGCGGCGGGGCACCGGGATCAAAGATGTCATTGTAGGTGTTGGCGTGATTGGTGCAAGGTGATCCTACACCGCCACCATGATCTCCCCGGTGCCATCGGGGCCAATGACCCAGGTCatggatccaaccatgaagatctagcctaGCTCGGGAAGGGCAATGGAGCTCAGAAAGGtgaccatctggttcgccatgaattcaacacgcacaccccatacctggcatgccactatcgatgaaatctagtcggcagtgtatcgaggggtatgcccatggtagtagatgaattggaGGAGGTGCACGTGAGGGAACCGGACAGTGACACTGAACATAAGAGACAGCGATTAGGCAGGTTCAGGCCACCGACTTGgtgtaataccctatgtcttgTGTCTTTCGGTGGGTTGTATTGCGTATGATCAGATGaaaacgagggggtccctacccgcttTATATAGcctagggggtagggttatagattggttgtttctatcctgatcggtttacaagataggaagttacaaaTATTACGGGATCTAGCATATCCAAACAGATCATCCTTGATCGCCAAGGATCTTCACGCAGTCTTGCGAAGCACACCGATCTGTGTCATGCTCCACACGGCGTAGTCTTGTGGActgggcctcccctagcggctcagCCCATGTATAGCCCTGTGGGtatcgggggtcatacccccacagttcgtctaacaagttattagccgctaggtttcctcggtaaGCAAATGTAGGACCCCCTtttgaatggcacaattcctttgTGGGtatacacataggaatagaggctgtcctatacccatcatgtcaagccccttttgcgccataaaggtaaccactaacaaggtagaaaaggtccttctactgaactaaagccagagccatatagcactcatggttgtatTGTAAGTCCCGAATTTTgttgacagataagtccttatgattccatattgctaaaaagctcaTTTtaaacatcattgcatatgccattagCCAATATTATGGAGCTTTCATCATTAAGTAGACATCATCTAGCAAAGCTATCCATATCCATaaaccccataggtatcaaggatcaAGATAACAATGTGCTCGGATAAAATCCTTAAGGGTTGATcaagttagacacatgcatggatgtAGTGGCATTAATggtgaataggtatcaaggaaagcctcatattatacttgccttaacactTGCTCAAACTTCCTCATACTTTGCTTCTAGTCATCACCTTATGATCTTCAGCGCTCACAAATGGTTCTTGTTCTACTCGTAACAAGCACCATGAataggcaaacatacaagcaatgaATAAAAGCAACTAAGAATAGTACAACACATAAGGTAAAACAACATACTAAAATAGAGCTAATGCTACGGTCACGAGATCATAAGAAACGCCGATAACAAAACTATCgttaaaaagaaacgactatcaggagttttatattataaaaagaaaacaaacaactacaagcttggttTATTTTAGTTAAATAAAACCATAGGAAATTTATTAACTCATATTACACAAATCTTATTTAAAAACCGAGTTGAAGTTAATCATATTTTATCTTATAAATATTATCACATAATTTATTAAgttaaactttaactttgcaaaagGAAATAAgcatgtgagagcatctaattcaaattttgaatatgAAACGTGTTTAAACTAACCAAATTATAATTAGAAACACATATGTTAACATTAATgtaattaatatttatttatgAAAGATCTACATTTACTTACGTTGCTTTTAGTTATAAAATTGGTTACATGTATATTAAACAATTTAATATTTAACCATATACATAAAATCACATGACATGAAAATGATGACACTAGtatgtagatcacatcgatacgaatctaacgcaactggaAGGAAGCAAAACAGAATTAAAATGATTAAACTAGGCCTAATCTCATttggtggcaaaactgtaattaactGCATCTTCTGCCTTGGTCTTCTTCGATGGTACGCACGTACAGGacagggccaccatggccatgggGATGGAGCTCTAGCCTTGGGGAGGGACAGGCAGGGCCGGGGCGGCAGGCGGCCTCTACCGGCGGCGTGACGCCGGCACACGCAGGAACGGCCCCACCGTGGCTAGGCTGGGCCCACCCGGGTGCCATGGCCGACCGGCGCTGCTACCTGCACGTGCGTAGCGTAGGGGAACACGCAAATGGGCAAACCAGGACATGGGGAAGGGGAGCCGTGGGGCTGCGGGTGCGGCCAGGGGCGCACGACCAAGATGGAGTACGAGATGTCCGGAGACAATGAcgacgaagaagaagagcatCCATGGAAGAGCTCGACgaaaaagaggaagaagggtTAGGAAAGGATGAATGGATCACGGATTTGTGAATCAAAGAGCGAGATGGTGTAGAGGCGATAGAGACGAACCTCTGAGTGGTGACGGTTACCGCAGAGGACACCGGAGATGGCCAAAAAACCTCGCCGAAGGTTCGCCGGAGCTCTAGGGTTCCAAAGCCAGCGATAGATTTGGAACGCTACGGGTGGCGGCTCGTGAAACTGAATTCAGATTTGGAACTAGCGCATCAAAGAGATCGCCGACATATATATAGTGATAGGGTTTGAGGTCGGTGAAAAAATGAGATATTTTATTTTCGGatttaattaatttcatgaataaaataaatctagaaaagtccagaattgatatttaagcctcGAAAATTACTCCGAAAGCTCCTAAAATTCGGGGAAAATTCTTAGAGATATTATgtacatgaggaacccaaataaattatttggagCTGATGAAAATATATTTTGGAGCATCTCAAAATTAGATTTTGCTCGCAGAAAGGTGGAAACAAGTTCCAGAAAAGCCGGAAAAATTAcaaagaagtttgtagagattgattggcGGACAAGGAACTCAAAGGAGTGATTTgggttacaaagaaaagattttgaGAAGCTCCAAAAAAAGCTTAAGCTGAGAATTAAGGAACTTGATTGCAGAAAAAGATAAAAACGTGCCGGAGAAGAAAGATCGACCTACTAAACGCATTTTAAAAACTTTGCTCACTCTTAGCACACAATAagtaacaagcaaacatcacGTCAAACAAAAGTTCCTCAAATTAATGTAGAAAAATTAGAAAACCACACTTTTCTGTATCTAAATTGGCAGAAACTTAAATTGATCTTGTCAAGTTTTAAACAAATATCCAaaccatttattttatttagtgttttgtaTTCACAACCTAAAAcaagaaattttggggtgtgataaCTCGTCCGATCGACGCGACCGGACTCAGGAGGAGTGTCCGGTCCGAAGCCTGGCCCATTATCAATCTCAGGTGCGTGTTTCAACGGTCAGCTTCAATGGTAACTAAGTACTGACCGGGCTCTACCACGAGAGTCCGATCTGGACCGAGAGTCGGGTCCGATCGGTGCTGAAAATGCCCATCCCAAGGACCAATGGCCCTATTTGCTTGGGGGCCTATAAATACCCCCATGGCTGGCCATTTTAGGTGTGTGAGAGCCCAAGGAATTGTTCTATGAGTTGAGACTCAACCTTAGTTGCTCTAGCCACCAAAAGTGCTTAGTGAATTATTAggtaattagcgtaggtgctttgcaaagttcTTAAATTAGTTAGAGCACCGCTTAGCGCTtgatctaggtttaggcctagtgtttagtgaggtttgcatacctcttatctctcagtgcttgcacgcaccattttTGTACTCGGTAGGGCTTGTAAGTCTTGCGGGACAACACCAACCGtgcttgtggtgtggccgccaccgggTAAGGAGGGAACAAGGCCAGCAGGCgattcggccggaagcttgatagtgaagacggctaggagcggtccaggagaggcttgccggaaggtaaaccggagacccacttgctcgtggggaaggcccggggctatctaCGAAGTTACCCGACCAAGAGCTTGGCctttgcaagggattccttgtgaggggctccaacgacgaatagggggaagcttgagcgcttctcgatacctcggtaaaaataccggagtctttgacgacgggagtttgcatctctacctcatctttagcttccgcatttattgtatgtaccttggttgtgtgcttactttcctagcttagtttaTTAAGCTAATTGATAGAATTGGAACCTACGGTGCATAacttttttgcggtagagatagcaacacaactagcaaaaccttagttgtacatttagatagattactatgttgcataggttttgactaggtggaattagaggccatagttagaagtagaattttaagttgcctaattcacctcccctctttgTCATCATGGTCCACTTACAATATTAATCTGAAATGGCTAGGTAACGTTCAGCTGATTACTTTGAGAGGATCGAAGCTGATTGCAACCTGGACTCCTGGTCTTCCTTAAAATAGTATTACGTGGTGCTAGATAATACGATGTTCAACtgaatgtttttttttattaCCTGGTCTTCCTTAAAATAGTAGGAGGGGTTGCTCCCTACTGAAATTTATTTAAACACAAGTTAAAAGTCGCAGATACAGGCAGTTGAGATGACACTACAATGAGTCACCTCTAGATATCAAGTTTGTAGAGGCCGTTCTGTGTCACACTGATGACCAACTGATGTCTAAGCGACTAGCAGATCTAATTGAATGAGACCAACAGAACTTTCTTCGTAATATGATGAATCTATGCCATGATTCAGCTTTCAAGTTTATAAAATAAGTCCTGGCTTCAGACCACTTCATAGGATGTAGCAGTCCATGATTATTATAAGCACATCCCAAGttccaaataaaataaaatgtttaacaATATTAACTAATCCCAAAAGTAATCGGCCAGCATCCATCTATAAGAAGCGAATAACTCAATTATTTTGGTCTTTTGTGTGACAAGACAACCGCTCTGATGAGCACAGTACTTCTGCTTTGGTGGAGGTTTATGTAGAGCTCGGTAGCAAATGGCAAGTAGAGAGGATAGAACGGGAACCTGTGAGGGAAGCTGTGCAAGCCTCGTGTATCCCTTAGCCTCGACGGCCTCCTGCACATTCTGGATTCGTATCTGGCCCGTAACCTATCCTGATCTGGATTACAGTAATTCTGACGTCTTCCATTCCTAGAGAGTTGAGTTCAGGGTAGTGCCTCTTACGGCGTGGTCTGCACAGATTTGCAAGCGTTGTAACTTGGAATGTCAATCTTTTGGCTGCAGTACATATACAAGTTATACACTTGCACGTAGACATATATCAAGCTTTTACATGTGTTTtcgacttggtgatcacccaaGCCAAGCTTGGTGAAGTTGAAAGCTTAGTAGACGATGGGATGGCACCTCCATAAGCTGCAGTTACTCTGATATTGGAGTGTCTATTCACGAGAGTGAGACTAGACTTCTGGGTTGATTAGATGTAGTTTGTTTAAATGTTGTAACATACTTTTGCTATCAAGTCACAATCCTTAATGTGAAGTTATTTTATGCAAATGTGGTGTATGATCTCCAAGTTATGTAATTCTTGATGGTAGCTCCACAGTGTGATAATCTACAACTTGATCGTGTGGTTAAAAACGACAAGAGGAGGTTGCTAGCTCCAATTTAAAGTAGAGATAAAGATAGAGATAGTGAAAAACAATGACGAGAAGAAATTAATAGAGACAGAGATAGTGATAgagaaggagaaaaagatagagatgGAGATAGACATACCTAAGAAAAGATAGAGATATAGACAAGAAATAGAGATAGTGATAGACAAAGAGAAAAGatagagatatagatatagagaTGGATAGCAAAATAAATTAGATTCTAGTCTTTTCGTGTGGCATTggtctctctctctatatatatatgtcatttaACAACCCAAGGCATGATGGTGTAAGGACACGGTCACATCATTGACGGTAAATCAAGAATATGAGTGACAGGTGCAGAGCCTTGGTACTTATATTGCTTCTCTTTGTATTCCTTGTGCAATGTAAGTGTCTCAGCATCTGCCGCTACTCCTTATCTTTAAATCGGTTCTTGAAGTGCATCATGAACGCATAATCTGTCTGGTCGTCCTCACGAGGACATCCATGTTGGAACTGCAAGGGGGCGAGctcactaccggactccttgaggaaacactcggcaaaatacataaaACACACGgcaaattgtttgccgagtgtaacactcggcgaatagCACTCGCTATAAACAGttccggcaaagccaactttgccgagtgccttgaagAACAAAAATAATAGAAATGTCTTTTGCTGCCGTGAACAGCCAAATAAATGTTACGACACACTTCCGTGGTGTCTGGCCGTATGCTACAAGCATGATTGCAAGTGATCAACTGCCCATCCAGCCAATGATGCATAATCTGTGCAATCTTCTCAAGGCCATATGACGATGGTCTTAAAACCAACATTGTTAACTTAAATATACTCCACAGCGATTGGTAATATTAAGGGAAAGTTCTATGCTTGTCCAACTATCTGtacttgttttaatttgtttcatGTTATGTACATCACTGTCCACTTTATATTTTCCTTTTTTACAATTGTCATGCAGAAAAATAATAATGATACTAATCGGAGATCTCCATCAAAGGTTCCACGTTAGTCCTCATGAGACCCACTAGGAAAAAAAGAATTCTAAAAGTTCTTACAATGATTGAATCTGACCTTAATTTGGTAGACTAATCATTATCATCCAAAAAACATCTCTCTACCATTGTAAACATAAATAAAGCAACCCCTAAATT
The sequence above is drawn from the Miscanthus floridulus cultivar M001 chromosome 15, ASM1932011v1, whole genome shotgun sequence genome and encodes:
- the LOC136507549 gene encoding uncharacterized protein — translated: MQTPISVDHPKHWTIYFDGSLNLNGTRAGIKFISPSGDKLHYVLCQHFRASNNTAEYEVTLHGLHIAVELSVKCLQVYDDSALVINQLNKDWNCTNEKMDAYCTVIRKLEDKFYGIEYHHVVWANNQAANELSRIGSTRAEVLARVFIQDLVAPSVKQEQEGVEEKTPAKQIVTMVPRPSSDWREPFIIYLTTVDIPIGNTERERLTHHSKHYVLVEGKLNRKNAKEELLQKCVSVEEGKKILKEIHAGTCGNHVASRKLLVFINLSLILVDTY